The region CTGCGGCTTCGCCTCGTCTGCCTTCTTCAGGAAGTCCGCGGCCTGGACGTTGACTCCAAGGTCTAGGACCTCGAATCCATTCGCGGACAGCATCGTCGCAACTAGGTTCTTGCCGATCTCGTGGATGTCGTCCTGGACCGTTCCGATGAGTACCTTGCCAGCGCTTGCCCTGTGCTTTCCCGCTGGAACGGCAGGCTCGAGCACGGCCAATGCGGCCTTCATCGCTTCGGCGCCCATGACTAGCTCGGGTAGGTAAATCTCTCCCTTTCCGAACCTTTCACCGACAGTCTTGATACCTTCCGCCAATCCCTTCTCGATGGCGACGAGCGGATCAACGCCGTCCTTCAGTGATTGCTTTGCGAGGTCGGCGATTGTTTCCATCTCGTAGTTTATCACAGCATTCTTTAGCCGTGTTACTGCATCTTCCATTGGTTATACCCCCAGTAGCTTTCCTTCGGGATTTCGTCCCTCTGGATCTGTTTCGGAATCCAAAGTCGTCCATCCAAAGGATGGCCGCTCTGTCCCGCTTCAGATTGAAACGGCATATGCACCTTCCTAATTAAGGTTTCGTTCATATGATTATCTCCGCCCTCTAAGAATGTCCTCAAAGACTCAAACGGTCCTTGCTTGAATTCAATTGATGAAGACGAGAACGCCGTCCGCTGCCGGCCTCGTCTGCGCGAAACGCCAACCCCTTTGGAGTAGGAAGGTTTTTCTTGGGAAAGGCATACCCCCTTCGAAGGAGGGTAAGAAATGCCACGTGCAGTTGTGCCCGTTATTGAATTGAAGGGAACCGGTAAGACAGTCAAGATCGGTGCAGGCAGGACGCCAGTCATCGTAGGCGAGAGGATCAACCCGACGAACCGGAAGGAACTCATTGCCAAGCTGAAGGCAGGAGAGTTCGAAATCGTCGGGCCTGAGGCGAAGAAGCAGGTCCAGAACGGCGCTGATGTCCTCGACATAAATGTAGGTGTTCCAGGCATTGACGAGAAGCACGCGATGCTTGAGTCGATCAGAATCGTCCAGGAGACGGTGGATGTCCCGCTTTGGATTGATACATCGAACCCTGAGGTGCTTGCAGCAGCGCTGAAGGCGGTCAAGGGAAGGCCCGGAATCAACTCCACCACAGGCGAAGAGAAGAGAATGGATGTTGTGGTCCCGCTCGCAGCCGAATACGGGGCAGCTCTCGTCGGCCTCTGCATCGACGACGCCGGCATACCACAGACCTCTGAGAAGAGAGTAGCGATTGCCAGGAAGATCATCGAGAATGCAGAGAAGCACGGACTCGACAGGAAGAACATCATCATCGACTGCGTTGCTCTTGCATGTGGCACCGGCGAAAGCGGTGCGAAGGCCACGCTCGACACGATCAGGATATGCACTGAGGAGCTTGGAGTGAACACCACGGTCGGATTGAGCAATGTATCCTTTGGTCTTCCTGACAGGCCCGTGCTGAACGCAGCGTTCATGTTGTTGTGCGCGGGACAGGGCATGACCTGTTTCATAGGCAACCCAAACGACCCCAACATGGCGGTCGCGCTCAAGGCCTCGAAGCTTTTCTGGGGCGAGGACAAGTTTGCGATGGGCTACCTAACCTACTTCAGGAAGAGACAGGCCGAACTCGCAGCGAGCCAGACGAAGTAATCCCGGTATGACTTCAGCTGAAACCCTTTCCTCGATTCTCCTTTTCTGGTGAAGCAACGCTCATGCTGTCTTTTGAAGAAACCAAGAAATGGGTTTGGACTCCGCGCTCAGCGCTTTCTGAGCTTCGGGTTCATTACATCGTCAATCGCGTATCCGACCATGGAGAATGCCAGGACCATCGTGACGATCGCTATCCCGGGAGCCGCGATCCACCACCACGCGCCGAGCAGAAACGCGTTCTGTTCGTATGCGGATTCAAGCATTCCTCCCCAGCTGATGACCGTAGGGTCGCCCAGTCCGAAGAAGTCCAGGAACGCCTCGGAGAAGATCGCAATGGCGATCAGCAGCACGGTGTTCGCGAATATGAGCGGGAGGACGTTCGGCATGATGTGCGTCTTGATGATGTGACTATCGCTTGCGCCTATGCACTTCGCCCTCACGATGAACTGTCTCTCCTTGACCGTTAGGACCTGTGACCTCACCACTCTGGCCGTGGAAGGCCAGCTCGTGATTCCTATGACGATTATCACCCAGATGAACTTCTGACCGAGGATGGCCATCATGACGATCATCAGTGGGAACCACGGGAGAACGAGGAAGAAGTCGGTGACCCTCATCAGGACCTCGTCCGTCACTCTTCCGAAATACCCTGCGGCAAGGCCGACGGAGGCACCCAAGACGACTGATATCATCGTTGCGAGGAGACCGACCTCAAGC is a window of Candidatus Thermoplasmatota archaeon DNA encoding:
- a CDS encoding corrinoid protein, which codes for MEDAVTRLKNAVINYEMETIADLAKQSLKDGVDPLVAIEKGLAEGIKTVGERFGKGEIYLPELVMGAEAMKAALAVLEPAVPAGKHRASAGKVLIGTVQDDIHEIGKNLVATMLSANGFEVLDLGVNVQAADFLKKADEAKPQMVAMSALMTTTMPRMAEIITPLKEKSKAVKVLVGGAPVTDTYAKEIGADGYSGDASGAVDVAKKLVR
- a CDS encoding dihydropteroate synthase — its product is MPRAVVPVIELKGTGKTVKIGAGRTPVIVGERINPTNRKELIAKLKAGEFEIVGPEAKKQVQNGADVLDINVGVPGIDEKHAMLESIRIVQETVDVPLWIDTSNPEVLAAALKAVKGRPGINSTTGEEKRMDVVVPLAAEYGAALVGLCIDDAGIPQTSEKRVAIARKIIENAEKHGLDRKNIIIDCVALACGTGESGAKATLDTIRICTEELGVNTTVGLSNVSFGLPDRPVLNAAFMLLCAGQGMTCFIGNPNDPNMAVALKASKLFWGEDKFAMGYLTYFRKRQAELAASQTK